TGATATCAGTTTCTGAATTAAGAAGTTCGGAATATCTGGCATTTACTCTTTTTGCCCTGTCAAAGAATTCATCTGCAGAAGTAAAACCTTCGGGCAGTTTCTTAAGGCCGTTTAACTCCCTATTAATGCTCTCTCTTTTTACATAATTCTCGCCATGCATTAGAATCGCATTATCCACCGATGTGTATTTTTCTAAAAGCGCTGTAAGTTCTTTCTGAGTTGTTGCAGTTTCAATTTCGAGTTTTCTAATCTCTCTGTCAATTAGCACGAGCTTTGAATCTACTTCCTCTTTAGAACGAAGTTCCTTGACTTCCTCCAGCTTACCGAATTCGGATTTCATCTCTTCCAAGTTGCCGGTCCCGATCAGCATATCCTTTTCTTTATCTAATAATCTAATCTTATTGTCAAGTTCCACTTTTCTCTCATATTTGAGCTTGGCTTCATCTAGTGTATCTACATTCATGGATTTGTATATCTCGTTTAATCTTTTCTTATACTCGGTATTCTCAACGATGATGCTGGTTACATCGAGTTCTTTTAACTTGACTTCAAATTCAACTATATCTTTTACTACCAGCTTTAAGTATCCGCCTAAATCAAAATTCTCACTGTTTAAGTACTCTAATTTCTCATTCATTGCATCGTATAGGTTAATGTCCTGGGCAATGCTCTCATCAAGTACTTCCAGTTTGGCAGACAGCTGAGATGCGGATAGTTTTCCGTTATTTATAAGTATATTTCTCTCCAGGTTTTCAGCTTCTTTAAGTAGTTCCTGTTTAATATTTTGAAGTGGTTCACGCTCACTTATTAGTTTGGTGCGTTCACCCTCATTTTTTTCAATCTTAGAGAGTATTTCTTTTAATTCATTTCTTCTTTTTTGTGCTGAAATTTTTATAAGTTCCTCATTCAAGCCCTTTTGTTCTATACGCAGTTTTTCTAGTTTTTCGACATCAGTGGCTTGCTTCTGCTCTAATGCAGGCCATTTTGAAATCACCTGTTTGAGTTCGGTCTCTACCTTCTTAATATCTAAAAGGTCCCTTTCAAGCTCCGACCTCTTTCGTATGTCTTCCGATGAATCGTCAAAAACTTTCTTTTGTTCACTGATTGTTTTTAATTCTTTAGATACTTTTCCCAGTTCTTTGGTGATTTGTTCAAAATATTGCTCGCTTTTAAGTGCATTTTGCATATCGTTTTTCAAGTACTCTTTATTATAATACGATTGAAGTATCTGCCCGATATTCTTCTTATACGGATTGTTAATGCCCCTATTATTCTTAGGTCTCACGGACTCAATATCCCAACTATTCGTAAGATTACTGATTCTGTCATTAATACCTTCTTCAAGTTCGTCAATAGAGACTCCGTCCAGTTCCATAACTGCTTTTGACAGAAAATTTACTACATCTGTTTTAATCTCATCTGTTGTAAATATTGTAACTAAGGGACTTGGATACTTTTGTGATGAAAACAAAATATATCTATAGGTAGCAGATCCAAATTCAAATAGATGATTTAAATTCATATTGATATTGTCTTGATCGTGTATTCTCTGTCCTGTTTCACTCACTAGCTCAGAGTGCATTTTAGCTCCCCATGACTTTTTTAATTGGTATTTTTTGTTGTTCACTTCAAAGACAATGGTACTGTCAATGGTATCCGAAGAATTTACCGGAAAATAATTGGCGATAAATTCTTTATCTGTAGTTCTGTTTAGTTTTGCATTTTGAAAAAGAGTATTATAAACTGCATCGATAATAGTAGATTTTCCGGCTTCATTCTTTCCGTAGAGTACATTCATTCCGTCCACAAATTCGTATTCTCTACTTCTAAGACCTGCGAAATTATCAGTTTTAAATTTCTTAAGCTTCATCTAAACACCTCTTCTACTATCTTCAATCATCTCAAAAGCTATCTGTAGTGCTTCTTCATCATTTCCAAGTTTATTAAGCATTTTGTGAGGAAATGAACCTTCTATAAAATAGTCTCCTATATCTTCTTTGGTAAGTCTGATTTTCAGTTCATCATCGGCCACATCCAAATAAGCCAGGTAGGACTTCAGCTCATCGTATTTCACGTTTTTAATTTCATAAAAGTCTCTGTCAAGCATGCCCGAAATCTTTACCCTAAGTAATTTATTGGCATTTTCTCCGTTTGAATACATGCTGATCAGCGATTCTAAATCCTCAATCGAATCTATTTTAAGACTTATGTCCTCAAATCTATACTCTCCGCTGATGTATCTACTTGAATTTATATTCTTGTTCTCGTCTATCTCTATCAAAAAGCCCGAACCTTCGTATCTATAATTCATACCGTCAGGCTCATGGGTTCCGGCATTGTAGATTCTGTCTTCACTCGGTTTTCCGTCTGCCGGATATGGCACATGTGTATGCCCTATTAACCAAACATCCATCGGTATGGAAGTAAGTTCTGCTCTGGACATGTAAAAATAGTTCCCTTCCAAATCAGGAGTAATGCCCTCGAATGCACCATGTGCAATACCGATATTAATCCTGTTTTCGTCCGGTTTTTGAGTCGAAATCCACGCAATATTATTAGATTTGGAATGTTTACTGTCACAGTGAGCAGGATATACTACTGCATTGTGTCCGTACTCGGATAAATCATATGGTTTAAATTCCTTTAAAAGTATGACTTCATCTGACATATGGTCTATGAAGTTTTTCCAAAGTTTTTCATTTCCGCTATAGTAATCGTGGTTTCCCGGCAGCACTAAAACCACGCCGGTAAATCTGTTTAATTCATCCAATGCTGCTTTTACGAGCTTTTCCGGTATATTTAAGCTATTGAAAAGATCGCCTGCAACTACAAAAAGATTAGCAGCATTTTGATTGGCAAACTCTACCATCTTCCTGATTGAACCAAGCCTTGCATCTATTAATTTATCTCTTATATCATCCGGGTATTTCGCAAATTTCATACCCAGATGATTGTCAGAAGTATGAAATATTTTTATACTCATATTACCTCCAGCAGATTGTAAATTTCAGTTAAGTTTTCTATATTATAAGTTGCAATACTGCTCTTGTATCCTTCGGGATTAAAATATACACTGTCTATACCCACACTTGAAGCTCCCCTTATATCTGAGCTTTCAGAGTCTCCTATCATCAATAATTCACCCTTTGAGTATGGCTTAATTCTGTCTATTATCTTTAGAAAAAATCTGCTATCAGGTTTACTGTGCCCGATTTCTTCCGAAATAAAGTAATCATTAATATAAGGTTTTAGTCCCGATACTTGAACTCTCCTAATCTGCACATTATAAAACCCGTTGCTTGCAATATATAATTTATAATCACGAGACAAGTTTTTACATAATTCTAGAGCTCCCTCTACGGTGTTTTCTGATTCAGATAGAGTGTATAGAAAGAATTCGCCCATCTCTTTGGGGTTGGCATTGGACTCCATTTTTTCTATCAATCTTCTGAATCTGTCAATTTTTAACTTATCCATCGTAATCGTACCGGCTTCAAGCTCACTCCAAATCTCCTTGCTTATCTGCCTATAGTATTCGATAGCTAATTCATGATCATTTATATTAAATTCAGTTAATGTCTTTCTTATTACATGATGCTCGGATGAACTGAAATCCAGCAGTGTATTATCGGCATCAAAAAGTAAATGCTTATATTTCTTAACCATATGCCACTCCTATATAAAAAGAAGCTGAATTATATCTTCAGCTCTTCTTCAACTTTTTTTGCTCTTGCAATCCAGGTATGATTTATTTTAACTTCCTCTATTCGTCTAATTTTCTCCATCAACAGGTCCGGATTTGATTTAATCTCCTCTAGCTTGTCAGATATGGACTCATAGCTATAGTCAACACAAAAACCTATGTCGTTTTCACTTACAAAATCGGCGCTGGCGGTATCATTTGATACAAGAATAGGAAGATTATTTCCCATATATTCAAATAATTTATAAGGTACCGCAAAGCTTAGATATATATTTGGTTTTAAAGTCAGCACACCTAGATTTGACTTGTCGAGCTCTACTTGTAAATCATCACCCGATAAATGGACTACTTTTATATTATCATTTAGTTTAGGATATTTATCTTTTTGTCTATCCCATTCTCCTTTACGACAGCAAATGGTAAGCTTTATTTCTTTTATTTCGTTAACGGCTTTTATAAGTTCCGATAATTCGTATATGCCACCGATTCCCCCCACATAAATCAATTTAATTTCGCTGAGGTTTTTATGAGTTGTCGTAGTCTTTTCGAAACCCGGAGGTAATGGTCTGGATATTTTTCGTAAATCTTCAGGCAAATACTCATTCATAGCCATATGAGGTAGGTACAGGACATCCAGATACTTCGAGTATTGTCTAAGATCGTATTCATACATCTTGATAGCCAGTAGATATTTCAAGCCCTTGACTGAGTTTCTGTAAAGCGGAAACTTCCAGTGCATATCC
The sequence above is a segment of the Peptoniphilaceae bacterium AMB_02 genome. Coding sequences within it:
- a CDS encoding AAA family ATPase produces the protein MKLKKFKTDNFAGLRSREYEFVDGMNVLYGKNEAGKSTIIDAVYNTLFQNAKLNRTTDKEFIANYFPVNSSDTIDSTIVFEVNNKKYQLKKSWGAKMHSELVSETGQRIHDQDNINMNLNHLFEFGSATYRYILFSSQKYPSPLVTIFTTDEIKTDVVNFLSKAVMELDGVSIDELEEGINDRISNLTNSWDIESVRPKNNRGINNPYKKNIGQILQSYYNKEYLKNDMQNALKSEQYFEQITKELGKVSKELKTISEQKKVFDDSSEDIRKRSELERDLLDIKKVETELKQVISKWPALEQKQATDVEKLEKLRIEQKGLNEELIKISAQKRRNELKEILSKIEKNEGERTKLISEREPLQNIKQELLKEAENLERNILINNGKLSASQLSAKLEVLDESIAQDINLYDAMNEKLEYLNSENFDLGGYLKLVVKDIVEFEVKLKELDVTSIIVENTEYKKRLNEIYKSMNVDTLDEAKLKYERKVELDNKIRLLDKEKDMLIGTGNLEEMKSEFGKLEEVKELRSKEEVDSKLVLIDREIRKLEIETATTQKELTALLEKYTSVDNAILMHGENYVKRESINRELNGLKKLPEGFTSADEFFDRAKRVNARYSELLNSETDIRIQYNKAEANLPEISYEELKRDLADKEEEFTRLLNRLNALERIRDVFHETKREMESNPISGLYSSMQKYLKRILGDSIRINKLQDELKVEFVNSEGHVVKYNHLSKGTKDTIALSLRLSLLENLFPKNSFIVLDDVLNDMDINRRKESIEMLKEFSNDYQVIFTTCDPVLAGELGGNLIEVV
- a CDS encoding metallophosphoesterase, which translates into the protein MSIKIFHTSDNHLGMKFAKYPDDIRDKLIDARLGSIRKMVEFANQNAANLFVVAGDLFNSLNIPEKLVKAALDELNRFTGVVLVLPGNHDYYSGNEKLWKNFIDHMSDEVILLKEFKPYDLSEYGHNAVVYPAHCDSKHSKSNNIAWISTQKPDENRINIGIAHGAFEGITPDLEGNYFYMSRAELTSIPMDVWLIGHTHVPYPADGKPSEDRIYNAGTHEPDGMNYRYEGSGFLIEIDENKNINSSRYISGEYRFEDISLKIDSIEDLESLISMYSNGENANKLLRVKISGMLDRDFYEIKNVKYDELKSYLAYLDVADDELKIRLTKEDIGDYFIEGSFPHKMLNKLGNDEEALQIAFEMIEDSRRGV
- a CDS encoding YjjG family noncanonical pyrimidine nucleotidase, whose amino-acid sequence is MVKKYKHLLFDADNTLLDFSSSEHHVIRKTLTEFNINDHELAIEYYRQISKEIWSELEAGTITMDKLKIDRFRRLIEKMESNANPKEMGEFFLYTLSESENTVEGALELCKNLSRDYKLYIASNGFYNVQIRRVQVSGLKPYINDYFISEEIGHSKPDSRFFLKIIDRIKPYSKGELLMIGDSESSDIRGASSVGIDSVYFNPEGYKSSIATYNIENLTEIYNLLEVI
- a CDS encoding glycosyltransferase is translated as MARMIFHVPNKIMPEMKSASHIRPFKMLEAFREIGYEVDFVMGDAKTRAGQIDEIKKKINDGLSYDFMYSESSTMPTLLTESHHLPTYPTLDFGFFKYLKAKGKKIGLFYRDMHWKFPLYRNSVKGLKYLLAIKMYEYDLRQYSKYLDVLYLPHMAMNEYLPEDLRKISRPLPPGFEKTTTTHKNLSEIKLIYVGGIGGIYELSELIKAVNEIKEIKLTICCRKGEWDRQKDKYPKLNDNIKVVHLSGDDLQVELDKSNLGVLTLKPNIYLSFAVPYKLFEYMGNNLPILVSNDTASADFVSENDIGFCVDYSYESISDKLEEIKSNPDLLMEKIRRIEEVKINHTWIARAKKVEEELKI